From the genome of Polyangiaceae bacterium, one region includes:
- a CDS encoding acyl-CoA dehydrogenase family protein codes for MNDIARGRQDLLDWEQHKPNNYFTWDENLGRLLSTRLGKERFAEERSRLERAGAMTATRLRQLAVENNHDANLPRLERYDGLGVRKEEVVFHPGYHEAGRLVWETGVLSDYATPGREVVQMALLYMFAQLGEYGHQCPLACTAGLIKLIQRVGSEEQKQTYLPRLLNRDYDERLHASQFLTEVQGGSDVGSNAVVARKEGERWRIYGEKWFCSVIDAQAFLMTARPEGAPAGTKGLGLFIVPRVVEGQTNEFYVRRLKQKLGTRAMASGETDFQGAWAEPIGDLERGFKNVVEIVLNTSRIYNAVCCAGGMMSAYREARTFAEHRRAFGKPIAEFPLVQEALAAMRAEALGAAASSFRLTAQADRLATAGGTDEEKLAWRVGVNVNKYFTAIRNTQSARTAVEVLGGNGTIETFSPLVQLYRDALVLESWEGTHNVLVQQVMRDAARYGAHLAFMNELRESMKKLTLTDAAQPLVEGTGRGLNALAGGFERLAAGKGDQRFGRQLVDQAAVLLQCVAMLEELADNPADAVKPAAIAHLLRHFVKDELAPPAAVDAALLS; via the coding sequence ATGAACGACATCGCGCGCGGTCGCCAAGACCTCCTCGATTGGGAGCAGCACAAGCCCAACAACTACTTCACCTGGGACGAGAACCTGGGTCGTCTGCTGTCGACCCGACTCGGCAAGGAGCGCTTCGCGGAGGAGCGCAGTCGACTCGAGCGCGCTGGGGCAATGACCGCCACGCGCTTGCGCCAGTTGGCGGTGGAGAACAATCACGACGCGAATCTCCCGCGCCTGGAGCGCTACGACGGCTTGGGCGTGCGCAAGGAAGAAGTGGTGTTTCACCCCGGCTATCACGAGGCCGGGCGCCTGGTCTGGGAAACCGGCGTGCTGTCCGACTACGCCACGCCGGGGCGAGAAGTGGTGCAGATGGCGCTACTCTACATGTTCGCGCAGTTGGGCGAGTACGGGCACCAGTGCCCACTGGCCTGCACCGCGGGGTTGATCAAGTTGATCCAGCGCGTTGGCTCCGAAGAGCAGAAACAGACCTATCTGCCGCGTCTGCTGAACCGCGACTACGACGAGCGCCTGCACGCGTCGCAGTTTCTGACCGAGGTCCAAGGCGGTTCGGACGTGGGCTCCAATGCCGTGGTTGCGCGCAAAGAGGGCGAGCGCTGGCGCATCTACGGCGAGAAATGGTTCTGCAGCGTGATCGACGCACAGGCCTTCTTGATGACGGCCCGGCCCGAGGGCGCACCCGCGGGGACGAAGGGGCTGGGCCTGTTCATCGTGCCGCGCGTAGTCGAAGGGCAGACGAACGAGTTCTACGTCCGGCGTCTGAAGCAGAAGCTCGGCACACGCGCCATGGCGTCCGGAGAAACGGACTTCCAGGGTGCCTGGGCCGAACCGATTGGCGATCTGGAGCGCGGCTTCAAGAACGTCGTGGAGATCGTGCTCAATACTTCGCGCATCTACAACGCAGTGTGCTGCGCCGGCGGCATGATGTCCGCCTACCGCGAAGCGCGCACCTTTGCGGAGCATCGTCGCGCCTTCGGCAAGCCGATCGCGGAGTTCCCGCTGGTGCAGGAGGCATTGGCGGCGATGCGCGCCGAAGCACTCGGAGCGGCCGCAAGCAGCTTCCGACTCACCGCGCAGGCGGACCGCCTGGCCACCGCGGGGGGCACGGACGAAGAGAAGCTGGCGTGGCGCGTCGGCGTGAACGTGAACAAGTACTTCACGGCCATTCGCAACACGCAGTCCGCCCGCACGGCAGTGGAAGTACTGGGCGGCAACGGCACGATCGAGACGTTCTCGCCTCTGGTCCAGCTCTACCGCGACGCTCTGGTGCTGGAGAGCTGGGAAGGAACCCACAACGTCCTGGTGCAGCAGGTCATGCGTGACGCCGCCCGCTATGGTGCGCACCTGGCCTTCATGAACGAGCTGCGCGAAAGCATGAAGAAGCTGACGCTGACCGACGCCGCCCAGCCGCTGGTGGAAGGCACGGGCCGGGGACTGAATGCCCTGGCGGGTGGCTTCGAGCGCCTTGCCGCCGGCAAGGGCGACCAACGCTTTGGCCGCCAGCTCGTCGACCAGGCCGCCGTGCTGTTGCAGTGCGTGGCAATGTTGGAGGAGCTCGCCGACAACCCAGCCGACGCGGTGAAGCCCGCCGCCATCGCCCACTTGCTGCGCCACTTCGTCAAAGACGAACTGGCGCCACCTGCCGCCGTGGATGCAGCGCTACTGAGCTGA
- a CDS encoding ABC transporter substrate-binding protein codes for MSRNPRGRRVVRFALLLLPGALSVISCNALVDTDVEQCQTTDDCVAKGPAFAGSVCSPDKICTLGGDCTSNQECIDRFEGQLAICRQPDRVCVTLKSQDCKQVFPEDAVSEEGTIVLGFMGALEGEFIGNGLPMWEGVQLAVNQLDTFAKGLPLPDGVSRRRLAFVACHDLDDPVRAASHLVQTLKVPAIVGPGFSGVTLDVAKKVSIPGGTLLISPSATSTAITDLQDNGLVWRTAPSDALQAIPLAQLVSDVEANVRKARGLAQTDSIRVSVAVKSDAYGLGLATAVLEKVKFNGKSALDPANSTFFLRQDYPDPSEQPSFDFDKGVVQPILTFKPDILLALGTTETVTRVLDPVEAGASGNKPVYILADGGRDDALLALVDANNALAQRIVGTLPGRTTGLFAQFESEFKGFHQQKAPGSYADTAYDAAYLLAYSVVAVNDAVMTGAKFNDGLKKMVGGTKVSAGTTGINQALSLLQEKKNIDYDGISGPLDFDVSTGEAPADIVVWCTGLNANSVAEFKTSGQYYDALQNAVTGTRSTCTGLVGSGGISGASGTGGTSGTGGASGGTGGA; via the coding sequence GTGAGCCGTAATCCGAGGGGTCGTCGAGTCGTTCGTTTCGCGCTGTTGCTGTTGCCGGGCGCACTTTCGGTGATCAGCTGCAACGCCTTGGTCGACACCGACGTCGAGCAGTGTCAGACCACCGATGATTGCGTCGCCAAGGGGCCTGCGTTTGCCGGCTCCGTTTGCAGTCCGGACAAGATCTGCACCTTGGGGGGAGATTGCACCAGCAATCAGGAGTGCATCGACCGTTTCGAGGGGCAGCTCGCCATCTGTCGACAGCCAGATCGCGTATGCGTCACGTTGAAGAGCCAGGACTGCAAGCAAGTCTTCCCGGAGGACGCCGTCAGCGAAGAGGGTACGATCGTCCTTGGCTTCATGGGCGCGCTCGAAGGGGAGTTCATCGGCAACGGTCTGCCGATGTGGGAGGGCGTGCAGCTGGCGGTCAACCAGCTCGATACCTTCGCCAAGGGCTTGCCGTTGCCCGACGGCGTTTCCCGTCGACGGCTGGCGTTCGTGGCCTGCCACGATCTCGACGACCCCGTGCGGGCTGCGTCCCACTTGGTTCAAACCCTGAAGGTGCCAGCCATCGTCGGACCTGGATTCAGCGGCGTGACCTTGGACGTGGCCAAGAAGGTCTCCATTCCGGGCGGCACACTGTTGATTTCTCCCTCGGCTACCAGCACCGCCATCACGGACCTCCAGGACAACGGCCTGGTCTGGCGCACGGCGCCGTCGGACGCGCTGCAAGCGATTCCCCTGGCCCAGCTCGTGTCGGATGTGGAGGCCAACGTTCGCAAGGCGCGAGGGCTCGCGCAAACGGACTCCATTCGAGTCTCCGTCGCGGTCAAGAGCGACGCCTACGGCTTGGGACTGGCGACGGCCGTGCTCGAGAAGGTCAAATTCAACGGGAAGTCCGCTCTGGACCCCGCCAACTCCACCTTCTTCTTGCGCCAGGACTACCCAGACCCTTCGGAGCAGCCCAGCTTCGACTTCGACAAAGGGGTCGTGCAACCAATCCTCACGTTCAAACCCGACATTCTGTTGGCGCTGGGCACGACCGAGACCGTGACTCGCGTGCTCGATCCCGTGGAGGCAGGGGCGAGTGGGAACAAGCCCGTCTACATCCTCGCCGACGGCGGCCGTGACGATGCGCTCTTGGCTCTGGTCGATGCGAACAATGCGCTGGCCCAGCGGATCGTGGGTACCCTGCCTGGACGGACGACTGGGCTCTTCGCGCAGTTCGAGTCGGAGTTCAAAGGCTTCCACCAGCAGAAAGCACCCGGCTCCTACGCCGACACCGCCTACGACGCAGCCTACTTGTTGGCCTACTCGGTGGTGGCGGTGAACGACGCGGTGATGACCGGCGCGAAGTTCAACGACGGCTTGAAGAAGATGGTCGGGGGAACCAAGGTGAGTGCAGGGACCACCGGCATCAACCAGGCCCTCTCCTTGCTGCAGGAGAAGAAGAACATCGACTACGACGGCATCTCGGGGCCCTTGGACTTCGATGTCTCCACTGGCGAAGCTCCGGCAGACATCGTCGTGTGGTGCACCGGTCTCAACGCGAACTCCGTCGCGGAGTTCAAGACTTCCGGACAGTATTACGACGCCCTCCAGAACGCCGTCACCGGGACTCGTAGCACGTGCACGGGACTGGTCGGGAGCGGGGGCATCAGTGGCGCGAGCGGCACCGGTGGCACGAGCGGTACGGGCGGCGCTTCTGGCGGCACCGGCGGCGCGTAG
- a CDS encoding PEGA domain-containing protein gives MVKRVACACALLATWVLAAPLAAAEPTAADVAKARPHYKRGVELYQDGAFDAALVELEKAYAIAPSYKILYNVGLVYVQLNDFAGALGAYRKYLDEGGKAVDAKRRTEVEKEIDKLQTRVGTVQVNVNVEGADILVDDEVVGKSPQEAPLLVNAGKRKIAASKAGYTPVARVLVIVGGDEKDLLLELRSTSEPPKASTTPKSTPKSSTPKTEEPGTPVPWLWWGVTGALAAGTTVAGVLTLSSQSDLDDKKAAPSKGDDLQTAADKTRTLAIVTDVLLAGTVIVGGYATYKTFISPDEPEHDTAHSRRVDVHVGLGSVAVSGRF, from the coding sequence ATGGTGAAACGAGTTGCGTGCGCGTGCGCGTTGTTGGCGACGTGGGTTTTGGCTGCCCCTCTTGCCGCTGCGGAGCCGACGGCTGCGGACGTCGCGAAAGCTAGACCGCACTACAAACGAGGCGTCGAGCTGTATCAAGATGGCGCATTCGACGCAGCGCTAGTGGAGCTCGAGAAGGCCTACGCCATCGCCCCCTCTTACAAGATTCTCTACAACGTGGGGTTGGTCTACGTGCAGCTGAACGACTTCGCTGGCGCGCTGGGTGCGTACCGCAAGTACCTGGACGAGGGTGGCAAAGCGGTCGATGCCAAGCGTCGCACGGAAGTCGAGAAAGAGATCGACAAGCTCCAGACCCGGGTCGGCACCGTTCAAGTCAACGTCAACGTCGAGGGTGCTGACATTCTGGTGGACGACGAAGTCGTCGGGAAGTCGCCGCAGGAAGCGCCGCTGCTGGTCAACGCCGGCAAGCGAAAGATCGCCGCCTCGAAAGCGGGCTACACGCCCGTGGCCCGGGTGTTGGTGATCGTCGGTGGAGACGAAAAGGACCTGCTGCTCGAGCTTCGCTCCACCAGCGAACCACCGAAGGCGAGCACGACGCCAAAGTCGACGCCCAAGAGTTCCACGCCCAAAACTGAGGAACCCGGCACTCCCGTGCCTTGGCTGTGGTGGGGTGTGACGGGCGCCTTGGCCGCGGGGACGACCGTGGCAGGAGTGCTCACGTTGTCTTCCCAAAGCGATCTCGACGACAAGAAAGCCGCGCCGTCCAAGGGCGACGATCTACAGACCGCTGCGGACAAGACTCGCACCCTCGCCATCGTCACCGACGTGCTGCTGGCCGGCACCGTGATCGTCGGGGGCTACGCCACCTACAAGACCTTCATTTCGCCGGACGAGCCCGAGCACGACACCGCCCATAGCCGCAGGGTGGATGTGCACGTGGGCCTCGGTAGTGTCGCCGTCAGCGGTCGCTTCTAG
- a CDS encoding serine/threonine-protein kinase: MATDFGPSRSTFGEVPSNPSNTGKTLGKYRLLARLGQGGMAEVYLAVVAGPGGFNKLQVIKVMKPELLEEPEHRTMFLEEGRLAARLNHPNIVQTNEVQIEGDNHFIAMEYLDGQPLHRIVRRSRKGGDGPPLQWHLHILCEVLSALEYAHTVTNYDGSPLAVVHRDVTPHNVFVTYAGQVKLCDFGIAKTMSSSIETRHGVLKGKVSYMAPEQVLSTRVDRRADLFAVGIMLWEAVTGQRMWNDLSDLQIMQALSQGQIPRAADAKPGLDAELLQILDRALSMDAEGRYATAADFKRDLEMYLFSQTARIRPDAIGKWVSGLFEQERANLQKVIQDQLSGSSSSAPPALDHPRAPAQDSSPSRSGLLASSAGPGRSLTIPSVEVSGPPHRAKRSRGTLAALVGALAASVVFLLGIVIVLTLRARASQPTVVSVETASHETTPTNEAPAPAAAPMDKQIQITVNVTPESARMSLDGHSLAGNPWKSEVAADGKAHELVISADGYESETRTLTFDVTQRIEIHLKKSKGKVVFQAPAPAPAPRPEPKPDPEPAPKPGGGKPLDTTDPW, from the coding sequence GTGGCGACGGACTTCGGTCCCAGCCGCAGCACCTTCGGCGAGGTCCCCTCGAACCCGAGCAACACCGGAAAAACGCTGGGAAAATACCGGCTGCTCGCCCGCCTGGGCCAAGGTGGGATGGCGGAAGTGTACCTGGCGGTGGTCGCTGGGCCTGGAGGCTTCAACAAGCTGCAGGTGATCAAGGTGATGAAGCCGGAGCTCTTGGAGGAGCCCGAGCATCGCACGATGTTCCTGGAAGAGGGGCGACTGGCGGCGCGACTCAACCACCCAAACATCGTCCAGACGAACGAAGTCCAGATCGAAGGCGACAACCACTTCATCGCCATGGAGTACCTGGACGGGCAGCCCTTGCACCGCATCGTGCGCCGCTCGCGCAAAGGCGGGGACGGGCCACCGCTCCAATGGCACCTGCACATCCTATGCGAAGTGCTGAGCGCCCTCGAGTACGCGCACACCGTCACCAACTACGACGGCTCGCCCTTGGCCGTGGTGCATCGCGACGTCACGCCCCACAACGTATTCGTGACCTACGCAGGGCAGGTCAAGCTGTGCGATTTCGGCATCGCCAAGACGATGAGCTCGTCGATCGAGACGCGCCACGGCGTGCTCAAGGGCAAGGTCAGCTACATGGCACCGGAACAGGTGCTCTCCACGCGCGTGGACCGACGGGCGGATCTCTTCGCCGTGGGCATCATGTTGTGGGAAGCGGTCACCGGCCAGCGTATGTGGAACGACCTCTCCGACCTGCAGATCATGCAGGCCCTGAGTCAGGGGCAGATCCCCCGCGCCGCGGATGCAAAGCCGGGGCTCGACGCCGAACTGCTGCAGATCCTCGATCGTGCCCTGAGCATGGACGCGGAGGGTCGCTACGCGACGGCCGCGGACTTCAAGCGCGATCTGGAGATGTATCTCTTCAGTCAGACCGCGCGTATTCGACCAGACGCCATCGGCAAGTGGGTCTCGGGTCTTTTCGAACAAGAGCGCGCAAACCTGCAGAAGGTCATCCAAGACCAGCTCAGCGGCAGTTCCAGCAGCGCTCCCCCAGCGCTGGATCACCCCCGCGCGCCGGCTCAAGATTCCAGCCCATCGCGCTCTGGACTGCTCGCCAGCAGCGCCGGTCCCGGCCGCAGCCTGACCATTCCTTCCGTGGAGGTGAGCGGACCACCTCACAGGGCCAAGCGCTCCCGCGGCACCCTCGCCGCACTGGTCGGAGCGCTGGCTGCAAGCGTGGTCTTCTTGCTCGGAATCGTGATCGTGCTGACCCTGCGCGCCAGGGCATCGCAGCCGACGGTCGTGTCGGTCGAGACGGCGAGCCACGAAACGACGCCGACGAACGAAGCGCCAGCCCCCGCGGCGGCACCCATGGACAAGCAGATCCAGATCACAGTCAACGTCACTCCCGAAAGCGCGCGGATGTCCTTGGACGGCCACTCCCTGGCCGGCAACCCTTGGAAATCCGAGGTTGCCGCGGATGGTAAAGCCCATGAACTGGTGATCTCCGCTGACGGCTACGAGTCCGAGACGCGCACGTTGACCTTCGACGTCACGCAGCGCATCGAGATCCATCTCAAGAAATCCAAGGGCAAAGTCGTCTTTCAAGCGCCTGCGCCTGCGCCCGCGCCGCGGCCAGAACCGAAACCCGATCCCGAACCCGCACCCAAGCCCGGGGGCGGCAAGCCTCTCGACACGACGGACCCATGGTGA
- a CDS encoding ammonium transporter, whose translation MKRLSRFAAALTLLVAPTAASAAETVPSATQTTVDTVWVLLCAFLVFFMHAGFALLESGLVRRKNVVNVLAKNFMVVAATSLVFYVCGFAFMFGNGNAVLGTTGFFAPTDPSLFESLSWASIPVTVKFFFQMVFAATAATIVSGAVAERIHYSAFIVFALLMGAFVYPIAGHWIWGGGFLAELGFLDFAGSTVVHSVGGWAALVGVLMLGPRRGKYAKDGTLKPIPGHNMTSAALGTFILWLGWFGFNPGSTLAANPDAIGHIVLVTNLAGAAGAIVATLHTWWRAGKPDIGLTLNGALAGLVAITAPCAYVTGPSAIAIGVIAGVLVVEGVMWFDHHRVDDPVGATSVHLLCGVFGTLAVGLFADPATAKAIGGVELKSGGLLLGGGAAQLLAQLWGVLAVAAFTLAASTLVWFVLRRTIGLRVSEEDEHLGLDLAEMGMEAYPDEMARGWAVGPEEPPPSPPPLLHTSSENGA comes from the coding sequence ATGAAGAGACTGTCACGCTTTGCTGCGGCACTCACCCTACTGGTCGCCCCAACCGCGGCCTCAGCAGCCGAAACGGTGCCGTCGGCCACCCAAACCACCGTCGACACCGTGTGGGTCCTGCTGTGCGCGTTTTTGGTGTTCTTCATGCACGCTGGATTCGCCCTACTCGAGAGCGGTTTGGTGCGCAGAAAGAACGTCGTGAACGTGCTCGCGAAGAACTTCATGGTCGTCGCCGCGACGTCCTTGGTCTTCTACGTCTGCGGCTTCGCGTTCATGTTCGGCAATGGCAACGCCGTCCTCGGCACGACGGGCTTCTTTGCTCCTACGGACCCGAGCCTGTTCGAGTCGCTGTCCTGGGCGAGCATCCCGGTGACGGTGAAATTCTTCTTCCAGATGGTGTTCGCCGCAACGGCAGCGACAATCGTGTCGGGCGCGGTCGCCGAGCGTATCCACTACTCCGCGTTCATCGTGTTCGCGCTCCTGATGGGCGCCTTCGTCTACCCCATCGCGGGGCACTGGATTTGGGGCGGAGGCTTCCTGGCAGAGCTCGGATTCCTGGATTTCGCCGGCTCCACGGTGGTGCATTCGGTTGGCGGTTGGGCCGCCCTCGTCGGCGTGTTGATGTTGGGACCACGGCGCGGCAAGTACGCCAAGGACGGCACGCTCAAGCCGATTCCGGGGCACAACATGACCAGCGCGGCCTTGGGCACGTTCATCCTGTGGCTCGGCTGGTTCGGCTTCAACCCCGGTTCGACCCTGGCTGCGAATCCCGACGCGATCGGCCACATCGTGCTCGTCACCAACCTGGCGGGAGCGGCGGGCGCGATCGTGGCCACCTTGCACACGTGGTGGCGAGCCGGCAAACCCGACATCGGGCTGACGCTCAACGGAGCCCTGGCGGGTCTGGTCGCCATCACCGCCCCCTGCGCCTACGTGACAGGACCGTCCGCCATTGCCATCGGCGTCATTGCTGGCGTGCTCGTGGTCGAGGGCGTGATGTGGTTCGACCATCATCGAGTGGACGATCCCGTAGGCGCTACCAGTGTGCATTTGCTTTGTGGTGTCTTCGGAACTCTGGCCGTCGGTCTGTTTGCAGACCCGGCGACAGCCAAGGCCATCGGCGGCGTGGAGCTCAAGAGCGGAGGCCTTCTGCTCGGTGGAGGCGCAGCTCAGCTGCTGGCCCAGCTCTGGGGCGTGTTGGCGGTGGCCGCATTCACTCTCGCCGCGTCGACCCTGGTCTGGTTCGTACTGCGCCGAACCATCGGCCTGCGCGTCAGTGAGGAAGACGAGCACCTTGGCCTGGACCTGGCCGAGATGGGCATGGAGGCCTATCCGGACGAGATGGCGCGAGGTTGGGCGGTCGGTCCCGAGGAGCCGCCCCCGTCACCCCCCCCGCTGTTGCACACCAGCAGCGAGAATGGTGCCTGA
- a CDS encoding CAP domain-containing protein, whose amino-acid sequence MSTRAWLPAVALAGLGCSNVLGYDELSFGDAGAGAASSGGNGAFGAFGGSAGSAVGGSAGYAAGAGASGMAGAVGLGGTAGAPASGGTSASGGSPGSGGTVASGGSPGSGGAVASGGTPGSGGAVASGGTPGTGGGGATNAAQICARWKADRQDLSEGSWSGSVSSCTPGDISASGRANALRLVNLYRWLEGLPAVTTNATKNTGAQACALLMHANGKLSHTPPTTWTCYNATGAAAAGKSNIASTAGVKAVDLYMADPGNATTMGHRRWILNNALGPIGLGSTSGYSCMHVIGGSGSGNKAWTAFPPPGPVPAELFTAAYASVDSTGWTIQSDSINLATAQVSVSSGGTKLTTTVAQLQGGYGSKYAIAIRPQGWTSTAGKTYDVSVTGISQAISYSVQVVSCN is encoded by the coding sequence ATGTCGACACGAGCGTGGTTGCCCGCAGTCGCGTTGGCCGGCTTGGGCTGCAGCAACGTGCTCGGCTACGACGAGTTGAGCTTTGGTGATGCCGGCGCAGGTGCCGCCTCGTCAGGGGGCAACGGTGCGTTCGGCGCATTTGGCGGATCCGCAGGCAGCGCGGTCGGTGGCTCCGCTGGCTACGCCGCTGGCGCGGGTGCGTCCGGCATGGCCGGCGCGGTCGGACTGGGCGGCACGGCCGGTGCGCCCGCGAGCGGCGGCACCAGTGCATCCGGCGGCAGTCCCGGCAGCGGCGGCACGGTTGCATCCGGCGGCAGCCCCGGCAGCGGCGGCGCGGTTGCATCCGGTGGCACCCCCGGCAGCGGCGGCGCGGTTGCATCCGGTGGCACCCCCGGCACTGGCGGCGGCGGCGCCACGAATGCCGCACAGATTTGCGCTCGCTGGAAAGCCGATCGTCAAGATCTCTCCGAAGGAAGCTGGAGCGGCAGCGTGAGTAGCTGCACGCCCGGCGACATCAGCGCTAGCGGTCGAGCCAATGCGCTGCGGCTCGTGAACCTCTATCGCTGGCTGGAGGGGTTGCCGGCAGTGACCACGAACGCGACCAAGAATACTGGTGCGCAAGCGTGTGCGCTGCTGATGCACGCCAATGGCAAGCTCTCGCACACGCCCCCCACGACCTGGACTTGTTACAACGCGACAGGGGCGGCAGCGGCTGGAAAGAGCAACATCGCGTCCACCGCCGGAGTGAAGGCCGTGGATCTGTACATGGCCGACCCGGGCAACGCGACGACCATGGGACACCGCCGCTGGATCCTCAACAATGCGCTCGGCCCCATCGGCCTTGGCAGCACCAGCGGCTACTCTTGCATGCACGTCATTGGCGGCAGCGGCTCGGGCAACAAGGCCTGGACCGCATTCCCACCGCCAGGCCCGGTCCCCGCCGAGCTGTTCACCGCCGCCTATGCTTCAGTCGATTCCACCGGCTGGACGATTCAGAGCGACAGCATCAACTTGGCCACCGCGCAGGTGTCCGTCTCGAGCGGCGGCACCAAGCTGACCACGACGGTTGCGCAGCTGCAGGGCGGCTACGGAAGCAAGTACGCCATCGCCATCCGGCCCCAGGGCTGGACGAGCACGGCCGGCAAGACCTACGACGTCTCCGTCACCGGGATCAGCCAGGCAATCAGCTACTCCGTGCAGGTCGTGAGCTGCAACTGA
- the ruvB gene encoding Holliday junction branch migration DNA helicase RuvB gives MAARKQLVPDASDSEVRVVAPSANADDERFDRLFRPKSLDDFVGQPKHKENLKVYVEAAKRRGEPLDHLLLCGPPGLGKTTLAYVLANEMGVNLVITSGPAVEHKGVLMGLLTRLERGDILFIDEIHRLSAVVEESLYPAIEDFRIDVMMGDGAYAESVPMDLRPFTLVAATTRTGLLTKPLHERFGITLRLDYYPVDELREIVQRSARLLGVPCEQEGAQALAQRARGTPRVANRLLRRVRDFAEVRGRGRIDTEIVELACQRLEIDAGGLDEMDRRLLTILIDHYDGGPVGVETLAAAMAEPRDTIEDVYEPYLLQQGFLGRTPRGRVATRRAYEHLGLPVPVVGGQKSLF, from the coding sequence ATGGCCGCCCGAAAGCAGCTCGTCCCGGACGCATCCGACAGCGAGGTGCGCGTGGTGGCCCCCAGCGCAAACGCCGATGACGAGCGTTTCGATCGACTCTTTCGCCCCAAGTCCTTGGACGACTTCGTGGGGCAGCCGAAACACAAGGAGAACCTGAAGGTCTACGTCGAAGCCGCCAAGCGTCGCGGCGAGCCCCTCGATCATCTGCTGCTTTGCGGCCCGCCGGGCCTGGGCAAGACGACCCTGGCCTACGTGCTGGCCAATGAGATGGGCGTGAACTTGGTGATCACCAGCGGCCCTGCGGTGGAGCACAAGGGCGTGCTGATGGGGTTGCTGACGCGCCTCGAGCGCGGCGACATCTTGTTCATCGATGAAATCCACCGCCTCAGTGCCGTCGTGGAAGAGTCTCTCTACCCCGCCATCGAAGACTTTCGCATCGACGTGATGATGGGGGACGGGGCGTACGCAGAAAGCGTTCCGATGGACCTCCGTCCCTTCACCCTGGTCGCTGCCACGACGCGCACGGGGTTGCTGACCAAGCCCTTGCACGAGCGATTCGGAATCACCCTGCGGCTCGACTACTATCCCGTCGACGAGCTACGCGAGATCGTGCAGCGTAGCGCTCGCCTACTTGGCGTTCCCTGTGAACAAGAAGGCGCACAGGCCTTGGCGCAGCGAGCCCGGGGCACGCCGCGCGTCGCGAATCGACTGCTGCGACGCGTACGCGACTTCGCCGAAGTACGCGGGCGCGGAAGAATCGACACGGAGATCGTGGAACTTGCGTGCCAGCGCCTGGAAATCGACGCAGGCGGATTGGACGAGATGGACCGCCGCCTGTTGACGATCCTGATCGACCACTACGACGGTGGTCCCGTGGGTGTGGAGACGCTGGCGGCGGCCATGGCCGAACCGCGCGACACGATCGAAGACGTGTACGAGCCGTATCTTCTGCAGCAAGGCTTCTTGGGGCGCACGCCAAGGGGTCGGGTGGCGACGCGGCGTGCCTACGAGCATCTGGGCTTGCCAGTGCCCGTGGTGGGCGGCCAGAAGAGCTTGTTCTGA